In the genome of Coregonus clupeaformis isolate EN_2021a chromosome 1, ASM2061545v1, whole genome shotgun sequence, one region contains:
- the LOC123491964 gene encoding calphotin-like, which produces MVELPISPPVKPIVAELPISPLVKPVMFELPISSPVEPIVAELPISPLVKPVMFELPISSPVKPVMFELPISSPVEPIVVELPISPVVAESLQRFEKNKQLKGLKQQHKKRQKDMETSVPQAKTTPPPPCLSDYFPPPQGGQGAQDFFN; this is translated from the exons atggttgagcttcccatctctccaccagtgaagcccattgtggctgagctgcccatctctccactagTGAAGCCTGTCATGTTTGAGTTGCCCATCTCTTCACCAGTggagcccatcgtggctgagctgcccatctctccactagTGAAGCCTGTCAtgtttgagcttcccatctcttcACCAGTGAAGCCTGTCATgtttgagctgcccatctcttcACCAGTGGAGCCCATAGTGGTTGAACTGCCCATCTCTCCAGTGGTAGCTGAGTCTCTTCAGAGATTTGAG AAAAATAAGCAGCTGAAGGGTCTGAAACAGCAACataaaaaaagacaaaaagacaTGGAAACTTCAGTTCCACAGGCCAAAActactccacctcctccctgcctATCGGATTATTTCCCTCCACCACAGGGAGGCCAAGGGGCACAGGATTTCTTCAATtaa
- the en1b gene encoding homeobox protein engrailed-1b isoform X2 — protein MEERIDQNSRDSTEGESVSLSPNLPSPPILPHQAAQQVHRTTNFFIDNILRPDFGCKKELGSRERAQTSGRENVNPLVIRPSHASSLCQDSNCSSDSTSSSSSPSSKQSSTKQGEGNGTTTTRYGDTASIVVVNASNGGSPPAKESTPMLWPAWVYCTRYSDRPSSGPRTRKLKKKKNEKEDKRPRTAFTAEQLQRLKSEFQANRYITEQRRQSLATELNLNESQIKIWFQNKRAKIKKGNGYKNGLALQLMAQGLYNHSTTTVQEEKDDSE, from the exons ATGGAAGAGCGAATTGATCAAAACAGCCGTGATTCGACTGAGGGAGAGAGCGTGTCCCTCTCCCCAAATCTACCATCTCCTCCAATTTTGCCCCACCAGGCAGCACAGCAAGTACACAGAACCACAAACTTTTTTATTGACAATATTCTGCGGCCAGACTTCGGCTGCAAGAAGGAGCTTGGGAGTCGGGAGCGGGCGCAGACCTCGGGCAGAGAAAACGTCAACCCCTTGGTAATCAGGCCATCTCACGCGAGTAGCCTTTGCCAGGATTCCAACTGCAGTAGTGACAGTACTTCGTCGTCGTCCTCGCCGTCTTCGAAACAGAGCTCGACAAAACAAGGTGAAGGGAATGGGACTACCACGACGAGATATGGAGACACCGCGTCTATAGTGGTTGTGAATGCCAGTAATGGAGGATCTCCACCCGCTAAAGAATCTACGCCGATGTTATGGCCTGCGTGGGTTTACTGCACGAGATATTCGGATCGACCATCATCTG GCCCAAGGACACGGAAATTGAAAAAGAAGAAAAATGAGAAAGAAGACAAGCGACCCAGAACCGCGTTTACGGCTGAACAGCTGCAGAGACTTAAGTCCGAGTTTCAGGCCAATCGCTACATAACAGAACAACGGAGACAGTCACTGGCCACAGAACTGAATCTCAATGAATCCCAAATAAAAATTTGGTTTCAGAATAAGAGGGCAAAAATCAAAAAAGGGAATGGCTACAAGAACGGCCTGGCTCTCCAACTCATGGCCCAAGGACTGTACAACCATTCCACAACGACGGTCCAAGAGGAGAAGGATGATAGCGAGTAA
- the en1b gene encoding homeobox protein engrailed-1b isoform X1, with the protein MEERIDQNSRDSTEGESVSLSPNLPSPPILPHQAAQQVHRTTNFFIDNILRPDFGCKKELGSRERAQTSGRENVNPLVIRPSHASSLCQDSNCSSDSTSSSSSPSSKQSSTKQGEGNGTTTTRYGDTASIVVVNASNGGSPPAKESTPMLWPAWVYCTRYSDRPSSVSTSGPRTRKLKKKKNEKEDKRPRTAFTAEQLQRLKSEFQANRYITEQRRQSLATELNLNESQIKIWFQNKRAKIKKGNGYKNGLALQLMAQGLYNHSTTTVQEEKDDSE; encoded by the exons ATGGAAGAGCGAATTGATCAAAACAGCCGTGATTCGACTGAGGGAGAGAGCGTGTCCCTCTCCCCAAATCTACCATCTCCTCCAATTTTGCCCCACCAGGCAGCACAGCAAGTACACAGAACCACAAACTTTTTTATTGACAATATTCTGCGGCCAGACTTCGGCTGCAAGAAGGAGCTTGGGAGTCGGGAGCGGGCGCAGACCTCGGGCAGAGAAAACGTCAACCCCTTGGTAATCAGGCCATCTCACGCGAGTAGCCTTTGCCAGGATTCCAACTGCAGTAGTGACAGTACTTCGTCGTCGTCCTCGCCGTCTTCGAAACAGAGCTCGACAAAACAAGGTGAAGGGAATGGGACTACCACGACGAGATATGGAGACACCGCGTCTATAGTGGTTGTGAATGCCAGTAATGGAGGATCTCCACCCGCTAAAGAATCTACGCCGATGTTATGGCCTGCGTGGGTTTACTGCACGAGATATTCGGATCGACCATCATCTG TTTCTACATCAGGCCCAAGGACACGGAAATTGAAAAAGAAGAAAAATGAGAAAGAAGACAAGCGACCCAGAACCGCGTTTACGGCTGAACAGCTGCAGAGACTTAAGTCCGAGTTTCAGGCCAATCGCTACATAACAGAACAACGGAGACAGTCACTGGCCACAGAACTGAATCTCAATGAATCCCAAATAAAAATTTGGTTTCAGAATAAGAGGGCAAAAATCAAAAAAGGGAATGGCTACAAGAACGGCCTGGCTCTCCAACTCATGGCCCAAGGACTGTACAACCATTCCACAACGACGGTCCAAGAGGAGAAGGATGATAGCGAGTAA
- the LOC121555822 gene encoding complement C1q-like protein 2 gives MVLALIIAIPLLVQSTKTSAHYEMMGTCRMICDPYSSKPASATAMELMQDLNAIPPPPMAQGSKGEMGRPGKPGPRGPPGEPGPPGPRGPPGDRGDSGKAGYPAVTSGTAKTKTDMDEVNTALSDSKVAFYVGLKNPHEGYEVLKFDDVVTNLGNQYDPTNGKFTCQVSGIYFFTYHVLMRGGDGTSMWADLCKNGQVRASAIAQDADQNYDYASNSVVLHLDSGDEIYVKLDGGKAHGGNNNKYSTFSGFILYPD, from the exons ATGGTGTTGGCCCTTATCATAGCAATACCGCTGCTTGTGCAAAGTACCAAGACTTCGGCTCACTATGAGATGATGGGCACCTGTCGAATGATCTGTGATCCATACAGTTCAAAACCCGCCAGCGCCACGGCCATGGAGCTCATGCAGGACCTGAATGCTATTCCGCCGCCGCCAATGGCGCAAGGCTCCAAAGGTGAAATGGGGCGACCTGGGAAACCGGGACCAAGAGGTCCACCGGGAGAACCAGGACCTCCAGGCCCAAGAGGACCACCTGGAGACAGGGGAGATTCCGGGAAAGCTGGTTACCCCGCGGTAACGTCAGGGACTGCAAAGACCAAAACGGACATGGACGAGGTTAACACGGCACTCAGTGACTCAAAGGTTGCGTTCTATGTCGGGTTGAAGAACCCACACGAAGGATATGAGGTGCTTAAATTCGACGATGTTGTCACAAACTTGGGAAATCAATACGACCCAACCAATGGCAAGTTCACTTGCCAAGTGTCCGGAATTTATTTTTTCACATACCATGTGTTAATGCGAGGCGGCGACGGGACAAGCATGTGGGCAGACTTGTGCAAAAACGGACAG GTTCGGGCAAGTGCTATTGCACAGGATGCAGACCAGAACTACGATTACGCAAGTAACAGCGTGGTTCTACACCTGGACTCTGGAGACGAGATTTATGTCAAACTGGACGGTGGCAAAGCACACGGAGGCAACAACAACAAGTACAGCACCTTCTCTGGATTCATTTTGTATCCAGATTAA